The Apis mellifera strain DH4 linkage group LG8, Amel_HAv3.1, whole genome shotgun sequence genome contains a region encoding:
- the LOC102656154 gene encoding uncharacterized protein LOC102656154 isoform X2: MNLHYFISVVVWISSVTATLESDSHENWSNEKNESQQQFSMQVVQPYILPLKIKSMLENTSNESLDNISKLGRISQNVTNEAVTVQYIPSQEVIVQNLTTTKYSLQNIGSNDLRQINSEENIDNESIKEFGQRVRSLRSKNNENHDRFRLKQFFNIPSPSEDHRKHYRKNFHSYKKLNNSDNNHNAFSKDQHSFTLTKTTKLQRSLKQKETEEDYTDNPTMIKNIFTTTFAPIASVSLGKFSGPIVVPDFPQQKKYSYANTDNYTESNEVSKSTIKPLKSKVSENGYLAASTIILNPLQVGVALMNAGQDLNSVNDQDTSTKLYLQNETNIVKSTEIDSESLIQSDVSDFKNSSFQNDQISQQNSEVVVTNSPSQLVEIQKSVEIFHTAPIQEIHYPVEFVPNVQQPLVKQYLQEDYKKPVKNQFKDQKLSQINVYKNNEILDENISPNNQERNRYEYTSNENDVIYSANSDQINQTIANTHPVETKTTIGVKEQINTAQYDQIIIKQSRFQGYPETNVKQNNYEIPKKPISIVPQSRGIDNLSSLTNQENLQGTQELSQVLLTKVTSELPTEQKFLMSVPQSYSVEKNIHHPVEIIEKKVPFSMEKVIEKQITIPQPFPIHVPIDRVIEKQIRIPYPVHVEKVVEKKVPIAIQKFVIPLPIHFRVPQPIPISVEKVIEKSIPIPVPEKILPRPYSMEIEKNRPFSLENTKLVKLNSIYNVQGDYQQPLRQNFQSVEPYDNEQDYYNSTMQYYDQEYLSLNRPHTRQPSLIHILPKKFVPHGIQYPSHSVTYSMNNGNNLIAYGRISEKDKVKNEYMGPVPRKLQTSLGIQSKSLHSSSDIQTTLRRTRQEVMGNSGNFRQSKMEYGFKPPMVPSVQYDEQTATKVE, from the coding sequence aatgaaTCCCAACAACAATTTTCCATGCAAGTAGTTCAACCATATATTCTgcctctaaaaataaaaagcatgTTAGAAAACACTTCAAATGAATCGttggataatatttcaaaattaggaAGAATTAGTCAAAATGTAACTAACGAAGCAGTCACAGTTCAATATATTCCTTCTCAAGAGGttattgtacaaaatttgACAACCACTAAATATTCTCTTCAGAATATTGGTTCCAATGATCTTCGTCAAATAAATTCCGAAGAGAATATAGATAATGAAAGCATAAAAGAATTTGGACAACGAGTTCGTTCATTGAGAtcaaaaaacaatgaaaatcatgatcgatttagattaaaacagtttttcaatattccatCTCCTTCTGAGGATCATAGAAaacattatagaaaaaattttcattcctataaaaaactaaataattcaGACAATAATCACAATGCATTCTCGAAAGATCAACATTCTTTTACTTTGACAAAAACTACAAAACTTCAGAGAagtttaaaacaaaaagaaacggaagaaGACTATACCGATAATCCAACtatgatcaaaaatatttttacaaccaCTTTTGCTCCTATAGCATCTGTTTCTTTGGGAAAATTTTCTGGACCAATAGTAGTTCCTGATTTTCCacaacaaaagaaatattcttatgCAAATACAGATAATTATACTGAAAGCAATGAGGTATCGAAATCAACCATAAAACCGCTAAAATCAAAAGTATCAGAGAATGGTTATCTAGCAGCAtcaactattattttaaatcctcTTCAAGTTGGTGTTGCCTTGATGAATGCAGGACAAGATCTAAATTCAGTCAATGATCAAGATACTTCAACAAAATTGTATCTTCAAAATGAAactaatattgtaaaatctaCTGAAATTGATAGTGAAAGTTTAATTCAGAGTGATGTTTCAGATTTTAAGAACTCCAGCTTCCAGAATGATCAAATATCACAGCAGAATTCTGAAGTAGTGGTCACAAATTCGCCATCCCAATTAGTGGAGATTCAAAAATCAgtggaaatatttcatacagCACCTATCCAAGAAATTCATTATCCTGTGGAATTTGTACCTAATGTTCAACAGCCTTTGGTAAAACAATATCTTcaagaagattataaaaaaccTGTGAAAAATCAGTTCAAAGATCAAAAACTAAGTCagattaatgtatataaaaacaatgagattttggatgaaaatatttctccaaATAATCAAGAACGTAATCGTTATGAATATACCTCAAATGAAAATGATGTTATTTATTCGGCAAATAGTgatcaaattaatcaaacCATAGCTAATACTCATCCTGTGGAAACTAAAACCACTATTGGAGTTAAGGAGCAAATAAATACTGCTCAGtatgatcaaataataattaaacaatctaGATTTCAAGGATATCCTGAGACTAATGTTAAACAAAATAACTATGAGATACCGAAAAAACCAATCTCCATTGTTCCACAAtcaagaggaattgataatttatcaagTTTGACTAATCAGGAAAATCTTCAAGGAACTCAAGAATTGTCTCAAGTTCTATTAACGAAGGTTACAAGTGAATTACCAACTgaacaaaagtttttaatgTCAGTACCACAATCATATtctgtagaaaaaaatattcatcatccAGTGGAAATAATAGAGAAGAAAGTACCATTCTCAATGGAAAAAGtaatagaaaaacaaataacaatTCCTCAGCCATTCCCCATACACGTACCAATAGATCGAGttatagaaaaacaaatacGAATCCCATATCCTGTGCACGTGGAGAAGgtagttgaaaaaaaagtacCAATTgctattcaaaaatttgttataccCCTGCCAATTCACTTCAGAGTTCCTCAACCTATTCCAATTTCGGTAGAAAAAGTGATAGAGAAGTCTATCCCAATTCCAGTAccagaaaaaattttacctaGACCATATTCTATGGAAATCGAGAAGAATAGACCATTTTCCTTAGAAAATACCAagcttgttaaattaaattcaatttataatgtacAAGGTGATTATCAGCAACCATTAAGACAGAATTTCCAATCAGTAGAACCTTATGATAATGAAcaggattattataattcaacgaTGCAGTATTATGATCAAGAGTATTTAAGCTTAAATCGTCCTCATACTAGGCAACCATCATTAATACACATATTACCAAAGAAGTTTGTACCACATGGGATTCAATATCCATCTCATTCAGTGACTTATTCGATGAATAatggtaataatttaattgcttatggaagaatttcagaaaaagataaagttaaaaatgaatacatgGGTCCAGTACCAAGAAAATTACAAACTTCTCTTGGGATACAATCGAAATCTTTACATTCATCATCAGATATACAGACAACTTTAAGAAGAACAAGGCAAGAAGTAATGGGAAATAGTGGAAACTTTAGACAATCAAAGATGGAATATGGATTTAAACCACCTATGGTGCCTTCTGTTCAATATGATGAACAAACTGCAACTAAAgtggaataa
- the LOC102656154 gene encoding uncharacterized protein LOC102656154 isoform X1 — protein MNLHYFISVVVWISSVTATLESDSHENWSNEKEFLEYTYEHKPFDIQKKEEIKYLEDQSQNQNERAFDFSQAVDKEEEASLVVKFINRNEKNLKVNESQQQFSMQVVQPYILPLKIKSMLENTSNESLDNISKLGRISQNVTNEAVTVQYIPSQEVIVQNLTTTKYSLQNIGSNDLRQINSEENIDNESIKEFGQRVRSLRSKNNENHDRFRLKQFFNIPSPSEDHRKHYRKNFHSYKKLNNSDNNHNAFSKDQHSFTLTKTTKLQRSLKQKETEEDYTDNPTMIKNIFTTTFAPIASVSLGKFSGPIVVPDFPQQKKYSYANTDNYTESNEVSKSTIKPLKSKVSENGYLAASTIILNPLQVGVALMNAGQDLNSVNDQDTSTKLYLQNETNIVKSTEIDSESLIQSDVSDFKNSSFQNDQISQQNSEVVVTNSPSQLVEIQKSVEIFHTAPIQEIHYPVEFVPNVQQPLVKQYLQEDYKKPVKNQFKDQKLSQINVYKNNEILDENISPNNQERNRYEYTSNENDVIYSANSDQINQTIANTHPVETKTTIGVKEQINTAQYDQIIIKQSRFQGYPETNVKQNNYEIPKKPISIVPQSRGIDNLSSLTNQENLQGTQELSQVLLTKVTSELPTEQKFLMSVPQSYSVEKNIHHPVEIIEKKVPFSMEKVIEKQITIPQPFPIHVPIDRVIEKQIRIPYPVHVEKVVEKKVPIAIQKFVIPLPIHFRVPQPIPISVEKVIEKSIPIPVPEKILPRPYSMEIEKNRPFSLENTKLVKLNSIYNVQGDYQQPLRQNFQSVEPYDNEQDYYNSTMQYYDQEYLSLNRPHTRQPSLIHILPKKFVPHGIQYPSHSVTYSMNNGNNLIAYGRISEKDKVKNEYMGPVPRKLQTSLGIQSKSLHSSSDIQTTLRRTRQEVMGNSGNFRQSKMEYGFKPPMVPSVQYDEQTATKVE, from the exons gaatttttagaatacacTTATGAACATAAACCAttcgatattcaaaaaaaggaagagatcaAATATCTCGAAGATCAATCacaaaatcaaaatgaaagaGCCTTTGATTTCTCTCAGGCTGttgataaagaagaagaagcatcGTTGGttgtcaaatttattaatagaaacgaaaaaaatcttaaagtg aatgaaTCCCAACAACAATTTTCCATGCAAGTAGTTCAACCATATATTCTgcctctaaaaataaaaagcatgTTAGAAAACACTTCAAATGAATCGttggataatatttcaaaattaggaAGAATTAGTCAAAATGTAACTAACGAAGCAGTCACAGTTCAATATATTCCTTCTCAAGAGGttattgtacaaaatttgACAACCACTAAATATTCTCTTCAGAATATTGGTTCCAATGATCTTCGTCAAATAAATTCCGAAGAGAATATAGATAATGAAAGCATAAAAGAATTTGGACAACGAGTTCGTTCATTGAGAtcaaaaaacaatgaaaatcatgatcgatttagattaaaacagtttttcaatattccatCTCCTTCTGAGGATCATAGAAaacattatagaaaaaattttcattcctataaaaaactaaataattcaGACAATAATCACAATGCATTCTCGAAAGATCAACATTCTTTTACTTTGACAAAAACTACAAAACTTCAGAGAagtttaaaacaaaaagaaacggaagaaGACTATACCGATAATCCAACtatgatcaaaaatatttttacaaccaCTTTTGCTCCTATAGCATCTGTTTCTTTGGGAAAATTTTCTGGACCAATAGTAGTTCCTGATTTTCCacaacaaaagaaatattcttatgCAAATACAGATAATTATACTGAAAGCAATGAGGTATCGAAATCAACCATAAAACCGCTAAAATCAAAAGTATCAGAGAATGGTTATCTAGCAGCAtcaactattattttaaatcctcTTCAAGTTGGTGTTGCCTTGATGAATGCAGGACAAGATCTAAATTCAGTCAATGATCAAGATACTTCAACAAAATTGTATCTTCAAAATGAAactaatattgtaaaatctaCTGAAATTGATAGTGAAAGTTTAATTCAGAGTGATGTTTCAGATTTTAAGAACTCCAGCTTCCAGAATGATCAAATATCACAGCAGAATTCTGAAGTAGTGGTCACAAATTCGCCATCCCAATTAGTGGAGATTCAAAAATCAgtggaaatatttcatacagCACCTATCCAAGAAATTCATTATCCTGTGGAATTTGTACCTAATGTTCAACAGCCTTTGGTAAAACAATATCTTcaagaagattataaaaaaccTGTGAAAAATCAGTTCAAAGATCAAAAACTAAGTCagattaatgtatataaaaacaatgagattttggatgaaaatatttctccaaATAATCAAGAACGTAATCGTTATGAATATACCTCAAATGAAAATGATGTTATTTATTCGGCAAATAGTgatcaaattaatcaaacCATAGCTAATACTCATCCTGTGGAAACTAAAACCACTATTGGAGTTAAGGAGCAAATAAATACTGCTCAGtatgatcaaataataattaaacaatctaGATTTCAAGGATATCCTGAGACTAATGTTAAACAAAATAACTATGAGATACCGAAAAAACCAATCTCCATTGTTCCACAAtcaagaggaattgataatttatcaagTTTGACTAATCAGGAAAATCTTCAAGGAACTCAAGAATTGTCTCAAGTTCTATTAACGAAGGTTACAAGTGAATTACCAACTgaacaaaagtttttaatgTCAGTACCACAATCATATtctgtagaaaaaaatattcatcatccAGTGGAAATAATAGAGAAGAAAGTACCATTCTCAATGGAAAAAGtaatagaaaaacaaataacaatTCCTCAGCCATTCCCCATACACGTACCAATAGATCGAGttatagaaaaacaaatacGAATCCCATATCCTGTGCACGTGGAGAAGgtagttgaaaaaaaagtacCAATTgctattcaaaaatttgttataccCCTGCCAATTCACTTCAGAGTTCCTCAACCTATTCCAATTTCGGTAGAAAAAGTGATAGAGAAGTCTATCCCAATTCCAGTAccagaaaaaattttacctaGACCATATTCTATGGAAATCGAGAAGAATAGACCATTTTCCTTAGAAAATACCAagcttgttaaattaaattcaatttataatgtacAAGGTGATTATCAGCAACCATTAAGACAGAATTTCCAATCAGTAGAACCTTATGATAATGAAcaggattattataattcaacgaTGCAGTATTATGATCAAGAGTATTTAAGCTTAAATCGTCCTCATACTAGGCAACCATCATTAATACACATATTACCAAAGAAGTTTGTACCACATGGGATTCAATATCCATCTCATTCAGTGACTTATTCGATGAATAatggtaataatttaattgcttatggaagaatttcagaaaaagataaagttaaaaatgaatacatgGGTCCAGTACCAAGAAAATTACAAACTTCTCTTGGGATACAATCGAAATCTTTACATTCATCATCAGATATACAGACAACTTTAAGAAGAACAAGGCAAGAAGTAATGGGAAATAGTGGAAACTTTAGACAATCAAAGATGGAATATGGATTTAAACCACCTATGGTGCCTTCTGTTCAATATGATGAACAAACTGCAACTAAAgtggaataa